From Manihot esculenta cultivar AM560-2 chromosome 18, M.esculenta_v8, whole genome shotgun sequence:
TGGTTTTAATGGGATAAATGCATAAACACGTTGGCAAAGAATTTTTTGTGAATTTAGGAATTGTTTAGTATTGCTGTTCAGCAAAACACtttcttaaaattatattatttttaatataatttaatcgtaatactatcaaaataataaagagTTTTTCCAAAATTAGTTTTTTCAATAGTATTTAAAGTTATGAGACACTTGTTTAGAATTTGTTCGGGTTGCCATTCCTAAACGATAAGCAAAGTGGACAGTGGTGTGACTGATACTGACACAAGTAACAAAGCATAGCAGAGAGAGTGAGACAAAGCCAAAAAACAGTGAGAGAAAGAAATGTCGACGGAGGGAGAGGTGGTTTGCGTTACCGGAGGAAGCGGTTGCATTGGTTCTTGGTTGGTCCGTCTCCTTCTCGAACGCGGCTACGCCGTTCGCGCCACCGTAAAAAATCTCAGTTACTCTCGAATATTTGTTTTTCAATCTTCAATTTCTACTGTATTTAGCTTCCGTTCTTCTGCATGCGGCTTTAACCCAAAGTTTGTTTTGTTATTGTCAAGAGGATGAGAAAGAAACCAAGCATCTACAAGCCATGGAAGGAGCAGACTCGCGACTTCGTCTCTACCAAATCGAACTCCTTGACTATGATTCCATTCTCGCCGCTGTCGACGGCTGTGCTGGCGTATTCCACCTCGCCTCTCCCTGCATCGTTGATAAAGTCCAAGATCCTCAAGTAGTATACTTTTATCTCTATTCGGTTTTTGGTTTTAGACTTTGGTCaagtaatttattcaaattctcTAATTTGAGAACAGAGGGAGCTTCTGGATCCTGCAATTAAAGGAACCCGGAATGTACTTACAGCGGCCAAGGAGAAAGGGGTTAGGCGCGTGGTGGTCACGTCATCCATATCTGCTATAACGCCGAGCCCTAAGTGGCCAGCAGACGTTGTCAAGGCAGAAGATTGCTGGACAGACATGGACTACTGCGAGCAAAATGGAGTgagtatttcattttttttttctttattctcgAGCACTTACCGTATTTCACTATTATTCTATTGTTGAGCtactattttatcttttttagaaggaaaaaggaaaaagaaaaaaagatgaaGTATTGAAATGGAAGCATTTGTTTGTGATAGTTATGGTATCCATTGTCCAAAACACTAGCTGAGAAAGCTGCATGGGGCTTTGCCAAGGAGAAGGGTTTGGATGTGGTGGTGGTGAACCCTGGTACGGTAATGGGTCCCGTTATCCCACCTACTCTGAATGCAAGCATGTTGATGCTTTTGCGCCTTCTACAAGGTAATGTTATTCTCTAATCTTGCTCTTGATTAACTGTAACTGTGCTTATTTGTATGATGATAATGCTGTAATGCGACAAGGTTTTTATTTTGGGATCCGCATGAAAGTTTGTCTTACTATGAAAGGATGCTATAAACTTTTTGCATACGCCAATTATACTTGAACATTAATGCGGACTTGGTGTTCGATAGTGCTTAATGGTGAAAAAGGTAGCCCGCCCTAACTAGCTTGGGATTAAGGCTTAGCTGTTATTGACATCATCATTATTATACTACCTAGGAATCTTCCTCTATTTCTACAGGTCCATTTACTCTGCCACTGTGATTGTACAAACTGAGCCATATCTATTATTCTCTTGTTATTCTTATGTGATGTGTTCTGGAGAAGCAGTATAAGATCAGAGTGCTTTTTTGATATTCCTGTCACACTCTCTGCTTTAATTCAAGATCCTTGTGTATTTTCTTGAACTGCTACTTATCATTTGAAGATTTGGAGGGAGTCTTACGCCTTTGATTCAATTTGTTAATTGTAACAAATTTAACTCAAAAGcaaaactttttattattattattattatctttttatgtTGTCTGTTTTacaaattttgaatattgatGTGGAATTGGTCTCAAATAGAGCTGAATGGTGAAAAAGTAACCATTTGGCTGACCCCAACTAGTTTAGGATCAAGGCTTAGTTGTCTTTGTCGCCATTGTTGTTGTGGTATAAGTTGCTTCTTTACCTTTGCTCGATGGATTTGTATAAGTTTTCAGGTGAATGCTGAATTTGAAACATGTGCTTGTTTTTGGATGCTAGGTTCAGGGAAAGGGAGGGAATAAAATGagtaaaagagaagaaaaatgcATGAAAATGCATGGAAGTAGTTTTCTTCTCCTATTGGTTAGAAACAGAAAAAATGATAAACAAAAGGAGAAAATCGAAGATTaagataaaaattcatttaaatcaaAAGTAACTGAAAGTTCATTTCGGAAGGAACTGATTGTGTAGCTGTGAAAGAAAAGTTCTTTTCCATATCTTCTCCCTTCTCCCTGAATTCTCTTCCCTTAAACAAGGGAAATAACATTCAATCcattcctttttctttcacCCTTTTTTGTGTTCCAACTTCCAACTTCTCTCTTATCTGGTAAATAGTGAATTATTTATTAAGGCAACAACTTGTTTAATTTTTAGTAGAAATGCTttcttggaaaatatttttggcAATTTGTTGGTGTTTGGCAAGTTTAGCAAAATTGGTCAATGGGAAGTTTCCTATCTAATGCCTTAAGTTCTTGTTTCCAAACTTTGGGAGATGAAACTAACAGTATGATATTGTTTAGTAGTTCTTTGACCACCAATTGCTAATCTTGCAATTTCACCCATTTTGGTACATAGTTGTTAAAGCATAGTCATTAAGGGCTCAAAGTGCACCAATACGCCAAGAGGGTCATGAAGCCTAGATGCAAGGTTGAAGGTGCAAGGTAAAAGGTGCAGGTGCGCACTCGAGCGAAATAGGGtgcaaaaatacaaaaaattcattaaaaatgaACTATGTAATAAATTTACTAAAACAAGGactgtaaatttaattattatagtaTCAATTACATTTGAAATATACTACACTGCTATTATTGTTAATTAAACTGCTTGCAtttgttaaaatattattaaaatgtattatatgtttatgttaattttattttccaatTAAACGTAATATTAAGCCTCTATTAGTTTGCCAAAAATAACTtgtatttgaaaattatttttctatagaaaatattttgtgaaaaatattatctaattaaataatttattttctattactttccgtttcataatttttatttatttatttttttctaaaattattgtctatttttttatatactatattatattttattttatttttaaaatatcttttaatatttaataaaatttaatgtttttaagatgggtataattgaaaagttaattttttttaatgtgtgAAAAGTAAAGAGTACttagttttaatataaaaataaaagatactaataaatttatatataatggtATTAATAGGATTCTCGTAGTGCGGAAAATGGTTTCATTTTTTGAAAAAGGAAagtcatttttataaaacatgacttGCTTTTTCTTTGGATCATGAAAATTTTTTCAGCTGACCAATTTTCTTGAATATCCCAAATTTTAGAaagtgtgaaaaatattttcctaaaTATTTTTGGTAAAACAAATGGAGtctaaaacaataattttaattttatgcattatgcatataattttaattttattgcatcattaataattatagttttaataatatCTGCTTAACGTAActtgaaataatttaaattgaattcatTAACTTgtcgttaattttaatttatgaaagtagaattaaaaaaaatgcatgTGAAATGACAGTAGTAAAATATATTAGCTTTATATTTAAGCTTAACCCAATAATATTAgctttatttgattaataacaaataaaagcTCACATAACAGCAGATAAGGGCAGCTGGCTTGGCACTCAATGAAAGGGTCTGAAAGTCAACTCtcaaagtattaaaaaaaaaagaacaagatAAAAGAAGACAGTGAGTTGCCTGCGGTTGTTAGATGAagggagaagaaaagaagagcaaaagaagaaaactccTATTCATTCTCGGTGGAAGAAGAAAAtgcagaagaagaaaaagactaAATTCGAAGAAAAATATGGATAAGAAGAAAtgtgaagaagaggaagaagtgaAGAAGAAGCTAACCTGTGACTAATCTAGACTTGTAATAGAGACCAGTTAATTACCTCTATTACTACTAACGCTGCTAGGTTGTTCTATGATTGCCCAAACCAAAGACGTCTTGGAGCAAGCAGGTTGTGGAATTGTTAGGTGCCTAGTCTTGTTGAGGTGTGCAATGTGTGGCCCTGTGCTTGGATGCGCTTTCTGCCTTGTGTCTCCTTTGGGAGATTGCCTGCTAGGTGTTGACCCTTGAGCCCTACTCGCCCTGCACTTAAGGCATGCCCGGGTAACACTTTATTTAAGATTAAAGGAGCCCTAAGTCGATAAGGGGTCCTGGAGCTAAGCATAAGGGGCCGGCATGGGTGCGTGTTTGAGCAAGGCAAggcacaaaaaattaaaaaaaaaaaaaagaaaattaaataactatgaaaatttataaaaaattcaagtaatatcaaatatttatttaagtttACTTATGTAGATAATGTTTTTTGTATGTATTGATATGAAAATAGGTATAATAATTATGTCTGGCTCACTCCTCATTCTTCTTCTATTCTTTTCTTGGTCTTTGCTTTGTCTGTCTTTATGTGGGTCATGACAAAAAATTTTTAGGCTGGCATAATTGAGGCAGGCACTCCTGGAGCCTTGGCATGCCTGGTTGATGTTGCCCACCTCTAATAAAAAGAGGTGCAGTCCCTCTCACTCTTGATCCATTGTGTCAGAGGCGACTTTAATAACTATATTTTGGTATAACTTCGTTGTTATTAAAGTTGAGTGAAATCAAGTGGTGTATAGTTCTTCTTAGTTGAATCCTTATCATGGTCTTCCTCATTGATGGAAAATTAGCTGGTTTGAGTTTCCTCCAAAATTCAGAAAAGAATTTCTAGTTGATTTAGTTGATTTTAGTATCACAACagtagaaaataattaaatctctttgttataagttatagaaagtaaatatattaatataagaagtaaatattgatagatgggttagttatTTAATCTTAGgattatataattatagatttgattttccttcctatttagataccgtctctcatgtataaatagattgtaatctctattgtgaaatacaacaacaaatattatatttctacaaagagtaacatttggagattcATGGCTCTATTCATtcgggttacccataaagagtAACATTTGAAGACTTAGGACTCTCTTCGttttgggttatccataaaggtAACGTTTAGAGACTTAGGGTTCTGGTTATTTTGGGTTACccagggtaacatttggagactctTCTTCTGATAATCGATTCAACCTCTGATCAAAAAGATATACCTTGGTTATATTTCATCTCTTCAACAAGTTTAGTAATAAGTATAACGGCCTTATTGTTTCGATGGAGAGAAGAACCTATGATTAGCttttagggctctgttcatttgttCATTCCTTTTATCctttagggctctgttcatcggGATTACCCATAAAGGCtaatatttggagacttagggctatGTTCATcggggttacccataaagggtaacatttggagatttaggactctgttcatttgggttatccataaaagataacatttggagacttagggtttTGTTCatcgggttacccataaagggtaacatttggaaacTTAAAACTTTGTTCTTTTAGGTTATCCATAAAGAataacatttggagatttagggctctgttcatcggAATTACTCGTAAAAGGTAAAATTTAGAGACTTAGGGTTCTGagcatttgggttacccataaagagtaacatttggagacatcGGGCACTGTTCATTGGGTATTGTTCACAGGAACTGTTCAGGGCTACTGTTCATCGGTTACTGTTCACAGGTTCTGTTCTTCTGAtcctttgtttattttgattgttttgggtTTGTTGTTCTTATGACtgaaattgattatatatgtaacaagttagtatgattaacatttatgctccaacttgagggggaatgttataagttatagaaagtaaatatattaatataggatgTAAATATGGATAAATGGATCAGTTACTTAATTttaggattgtataatcataaatTTGATTTTCCTTTCTATTTAGATACCGTATCTCATgaataaataggttgtaatttctattgtgaaatacaataacaaatattatatttctacactCTTAAAATATATTCTCTATTGAATTTCTTTTATGGATATTTTAGTGAAGCCAAACAAAGTTATTTGTCTTCATAAATAGACATCTTGAGCATTCAACTTTTGTAAGTGTttggttaaaattttttaaggcaGTGGAGCGAGGCCTGGCCAAAGGTCGATTCTGGTTCGAAACAGGCAGTTCACTCTGATTTGCATATCGAAACAGAGCAAGCACTATTATTAGTGGTTTGAAAACGGTTTCGGTCTGGTTTCGATCCGAGTTTAAAGCAGTTTTGATTATGATCAAGTCCAAATTCTAAGTCGATAAGGGGTCCTGGAGCTAAGCATAAGGGGCCGGCATGGGTGCGTGTTTGAGCAAGGCAAggcacaaaaaattaaaaaaaaaaaaaaagaaaattaaataactatgaaaatttataaaaaattcaagtaatatcaaatatttatttaagtttACTTATGTAGATAATGTTTTTTGTATGTATTGATATGAAAATAGGTATAATAATTATGTCTGGCTCACTCCTCATTCTTCTTCTATTCTTTTCTTGGTCTTTGCTTTGTCTGTCTTTATGTGGGTCATGACAAAAAATTTTTAGGCTGGCATAATTGAGGCAGGCACTCCTGGAGCCTTGGCATGCCTGGTTGATGTTGCCCACCTCTAATAAAAAGAGGTGCAGTCCCTCTCACTCTTGATCCATTGTGTCAGAGGCGACTTTAATAACTATATTTTGGTATAACTTCGTTGTTATTAAAGTTGAGTGAAATCAAGTGGTGTATAGTTCTTCTTAGTTGAATCCTTATCATGGTCTTCCTCATTGATGGAAAATTAGCTGGTTTGAGTTTCCTCCAAAATTCAGAAAAGAATTTCTAGTTGATTTAGTTGATTTTAGTATCACAACagtagaaaataattaaatctctttgttataagttatagaaagtaaatatattaatataggaagtaaatattgatagatgggttagttatTTAATCTTAGgattatataattatagatttgattttccttcctatttagataccgtctctcatgtataaatagattgtaatctctattgtgaaatacaacaacaaatattatatttctacaaagagtaacatttggagattcATGGCTCTATTCATtcgggttacccataaagagtAACATTTGAAGACTTAGGACTCTCTTCGttttgggttatccataaaggtAACGTTTAGAGACTTAGGGTTCTGGTTATTTTGGGTTACccagggtaacatttggagactctTCTTCTGATAATCGATTCAACCTCTGATCAAAAAGATATACCTTGGTTATATTTCATCTCTTCAACAAGTTTAGTAATAAGTATAACGGCCTTATTGTTTCGATGGAGAGAAGAACCTATGATTAGCttttagggctctgttcatttgttCATTCCTTTTATCctttagggctctgttcatcggGATTACCCATAAAGGCtaatatttggagacttagggctatGTTCATcggggttacccataaagggtaacatttggagatttaggactctgttcatttgggttatccataaaagataacatttggagatttagggTTTTGTTCatcgggttacccataaagggtaacatttggaaacTTAAAACTTTGTTCTTTTAGGTTATCCATAAAGAataacatttggagatttagggctctgttcatcggAATTACTCGTAAAAGGTAAAATTTAGAGACTTAGGGTTCTGagcatttgggttactcataaagagtaacatttggagacatcGGGCACTGTTCATTGGGTATTGTTCACAGGAACTGTTCAGGGCTACTGTTCATCGGTTACTGTTCACAGGTTCTGTTCTTCTGAtcctttgtttattttgattgttttgggtTTGTTGTTCTTATGACtgaaattgattatatatgtaacaagttagtatgattaacatttatgctccaacttgagggggaatgttataagttatagaaagtaaatatattaatataggatgTAAATATGGATAAATGGATCAGTTACTTAATTttaggattgtataatcataaatTTGATTTTCCTTTCTATTTAGATACCGTATCTCATgaataaataggttgtaatttctattgtgaaatacaataacaaatattatatttctacactCTTAAAATATATTCTCTATTGAATTTCTTTTATGGATATTTTAGTGAAGCCAAACAAAGTTATTTGTCTTCATAAATAGACATCTTGAGCATTCAACTTTTGTAAGTGTttggttaaaattttttaaggcaGTGGAGCTAGGCCTGGCCAAAGGTCGATTCTGGTTCGAAACAGGCAGTTCACTCTGATTTGCATATCGAAACAGAGCAAGCACTATTATTAGTGGTTTGAAAACGGTTTCGGTCTGGTTTCGATCCGAGTTTAAAGCAGTTTTGATTATGATCAAGTCCAAATTCTAAACGGTCAATCTAGTTTTGGTTCGAAAAAAtttgaaagtaaaaaaattttagataaaattaaataaaaaaataaagatataaatataaatataaaatattattgaatcgATAATTGAATAAATAAGTACATTGTGCAAAAGGTGTACATttgcataatataaaaaataaaatcatattacatttaaattgaaataatattctTTACTAGtaaaaaaaagagaacaaaCTTGAATTTAATTCTTTGATAAATTAACTTGTTTATGTATCAATTTTAAGTGGCATAATTTTATTagatgatttattttaaaaattcaaaatcaaattagaATCAAATTGGACCACTAGTTCCGGTCCAAAAGAAGTGGCTTTTAACCAGCCATATTCTTAAATAAAGGCCCATACATTATGTAAATACCATTATTTATAGGTTTTTTGCTTTCCCATTATTGTTACACCCGTTATTTGAAGgcaaaagaaaattttcttcaAGTAACAGCCGTTATACCATTACTTAATGGTAAAGGCCGTTATTTACTGTTTTTTTTAACGGTAATAGTCCATTATCTCACCTTTTATTTTGTTAACCAGATAGAAGCaacaatttttgaatttttttcccTCTCTAGTTTGGGGAATTCTGAACTGTATTTCTCATTCTTTCTCAAATTTTCACAAAAGTTAACTATCCATATACAAATCTTTCACTTTTTCTCTCTTGAGATAAAATTATCAACTGTCTTTCTAGTTCTACATATTTATATCTTACAAAAGTTTAGTTATTTATCTATGCTTGTGTTGTTGTTTTTTACTTATTTACTGAAGAAAATATGTTTGATgcctaatatttttttattaaacttatAGCATGAAGAATGGTTATTTACTATACATTATTTTAGCTTTAAATTGATTATTGCTAATGATGTCTAACTATAATTGAATTAGTCTTTTATTTGATGCATTTATGCTCATTATTTGGTTATGTATTCTAGTTGTACTCGTGTGATTTAACATCTCTTCATTCtatgaactttgcaaatttttaaaaaaaatttacatagtGATAGGCCGTTCCTGTTATGTTATCGCCGTTATAGGCTTGTTTCTGTTCCGTGACAGCGACCGCAATTTAAATCCATGTAACCAGCCCCCCTAGTAGAAGGTTCTGGTCCAGTTCAGGAATTAGGATCGGTTTACTAGTCCGATCTCAGGTTTAATTGGTCCTGTTCACTTCCAAGTTGGACTGTGGCCGTGCATAAGTGGAGCACACTTTCTCACCTAGGAGGATCCTGACCAGGTGATATGGAAAAGGCTTAAGTGATGTTTCATTAAAAATTGGAAAGTTTATGTTTTAGTCCTTATATTATGAGGAAATTCATTGGTCTGGTCCTTAGTTTtgaaaaataccttaaaacgttcctgagattttaaaaatttattaattagtcatttCGTTAGTTTTAGCCattaagtattttactatttagtttttgtagtttgaaaaaactcattagttaattTCCTAGTTTTATAAAATGTCTATTAATTGGTGGCTATAATTTCCCTTATTGTGCTCTATCCCATTTCGTATACTATTATGCATCGACCGATCACCATGCAAATGACAATCATAGTGGAAGCTCAAGATTTTAAACTTCCATTGCTGAAATAAGTAAACTGGTTTAATTTAGAATTCCATATTTCTTATCCCTTCAATTAGGAAACTGCTAACAATGATATTTTTATCCTCATTGCAGGTTGCACAGAGACATACCAGAATTTCTTTATGGGTTCTGTTCATTTTAAAGATGTAGCCTTAGCACATATCATGGTGTATGAAAACCCATCAGCCTCTGGTAGGTATTTGTGTGTTGAAACCATATCTCATTATGGCGACTTTGTGGCGAAGGTTGCTGAGCTATATCCCGAGTATAACATTCCCAGGTAACAATCATGACAAACCACGAACATCTGTTATGCTAGGA
This genomic window contains:
- the LOC110606770 gene encoding cinnamoyl-CoA reductase 1 gives rise to the protein MSTEGEVVCVTGGSGCIGSWLVRLLLERGYAVRATVKNLKDEKETKHLQAMEGADSRLRLYQIELLDYDSILAAVDGCAGVFHLASPCIVDKVQDPQRELLDPAIKGTRNVLTAAKEKGVRRVVVTSSISAITPSPKWPADVVKAEDCWTDMDYCEQNGLWYPLSKTLAEKAAWGFAKEKGLDVVVVNPGTVMGPVIPPTLNASMLMLLRLLQGCTETYQNFFMGSVHFKDVALAHIMVYENPSASGRYLCVETISHYGDFVAKVAELYPEYNIPSLPKDTQPGLLRAKDGAKKLMDMGLEFIPMEQIIKDAVESLKSKGFIP